The following coding sequences lie in one Panicum virgatum strain AP13 chromosome 6N, P.virgatum_v5, whole genome shotgun sequence genomic window:
- the LOC120679326 gene encoding uncharacterized protein LOC120679326 isoform X1 — protein sequence MSSTAFAPSTRADARTAPLPAARLAWPRDAPRTAARASPARWRHPTPAVLLFARGVRKMERALPATTMREMLPRTSSTTTYKATQTVLHQLYEMNPPSYTWLYNYVSLGWTIRWRLFPSPARNALCYGSFLWLGSYLTGEAGLGLVSDDHTPSPIRQMDQETADGSGGSDSGAATSDQNSCGQLLFGLHLRQQKSDAWDLESASTSTLQLWHSD from the exons ATGAGCTCCACCGCCTTCGCCCCGAGCACGCGAGCAGACGCCAGGACTGCACCACTTCCTGCAGCACGGCTAGCGTGGCCGCGTGACGCGCCACGGACCGCAGCACGCGCATCGCCTGCTCGCTGGCGGCATCCGACACCCGCCGTGCTGTTGTTCGCTAGGGGCGTGCGGAAGATGGAGAGGGCATTGCCGGCAACGACGATGCGGGAGATGCTACCCAG AACATCATCAACTACCACCTACAAGGCCACACAAACGGTCCTCCATCAGCTCTACGAgatgaacccgccgtcctacaCTTGGCTCTACAA CTACGTCTCATTAGGTTGGACCATTAGATGGCGATTATTTCCTTCGCCTGCTCGCAATG CATTGTGCTACGGTTCATTTCTTTGGCTTGGTTCGTATCTGACAGGAGAGGCAGGACTTGGCTTAGTAAGTGATGATCACACACCTTCACCTATACGGCAAATGGATCAAG AAACTGCAGATGGCAGTGGTGGCAGTGACAGTGGTGCAGCCACCTCTGATCAGAA CAGTTGCGGCCAGCTTTTGTTTGGTCTTCATCTCCGGCAACAAAAGTCCGATGCATGGGATCTGGAGTCTGCATCGACCTCCACGCTGCAATTGTGGCATAGTGATTAG
- the LOC120679326 gene encoding uncharacterized protein LOC120679326 isoform X5, producing the protein MSSTAFAPSTRADARTAPLPAARLAWPRDAPRTAARASPARWRHPTPAVLLFARGVRKMERALPATTMREMLPRTSSTTTYKATQTVLHQLYEMNPPSYTWLYNYVSLGWTIRWRLFPSPARNGEAGLGLVSDDHTPSPIRQMDQETADGSGGSDSGAATSDQNSCGQLLFGLHLRQQKSDAWDLESASTSTLQLWHSD; encoded by the exons ATGAGCTCCACCGCCTTCGCCCCGAGCACGCGAGCAGACGCCAGGACTGCACCACTTCCTGCAGCACGGCTAGCGTGGCCGCGTGACGCGCCACGGACCGCAGCACGCGCATCGCCTGCTCGCTGGCGGCATCCGACACCCGCCGTGCTGTTGTTCGCTAGGGGCGTGCGGAAGATGGAGAGGGCATTGCCGGCAACGACGATGCGGGAGATGCTACCCAG AACATCATCAACTACCACCTACAAGGCCACACAAACGGTCCTCCATCAGCTCTACGAgatgaacccgccgtcctacaCTTGGCTCTACAA CTACGTCTCATTAGGTTGGACCATTAGATGGCGATTATTTCCTTCGCCTGCTCGCAATG GAGAGGCAGGACTTGGCTTAGTAAGTGATGATCACACACCTTCACCTATACGGCAAATGGATCAAG AAACTGCAGATGGCAGTGGTGGCAGTGACAGTGGTGCAGCCACCTCTGATCAGAA CAGTTGCGGCCAGCTTTTGTTTGGTCTTCATCTCCGGCAACAAAAGTCCGATGCATGGGATCTGGAGTCTGCATCGACCTCCACGCTGCAATTGTGGCATAGTGATTAG
- the LOC120679326 gene encoding uncharacterized protein LOC120679326 isoform X7, which translates to MSSTAFAPSTRADARTAPLPAARLAWPRDAPRTAARASPARWRHPTPAVLLFARGVRKMERALPATTMREMLPRTSSTTTYKATQTVLHQLYEMNPPSYTWLYNYVSLGWTIRWRLFPSPARNGEAGLGLVSDDHTPSPIRQMDQDGSGGSDSGAATSDQNSCGQLLFGLHLRQQKSDAWDLESASTSTLQLWHSD; encoded by the exons ATGAGCTCCACCGCCTTCGCCCCGAGCACGCGAGCAGACGCCAGGACTGCACCACTTCCTGCAGCACGGCTAGCGTGGCCGCGTGACGCGCCACGGACCGCAGCACGCGCATCGCCTGCTCGCTGGCGGCATCCGACACCCGCCGTGCTGTTGTTCGCTAGGGGCGTGCGGAAGATGGAGAGGGCATTGCCGGCAACGACGATGCGGGAGATGCTACCCAG AACATCATCAACTACCACCTACAAGGCCACACAAACGGTCCTCCATCAGCTCTACGAgatgaacccgccgtcctacaCTTGGCTCTACAA CTACGTCTCATTAGGTTGGACCATTAGATGGCGATTATTTCCTTCGCCTGCTCGCAATG GAGAGGCAGGACTTGGCTTAGTAAGTGATGATCACACACCTTCACCTATACGGCAAATGGATCAAG ATGGCAGTGGTGGCAGTGACAGTGGTGCAGCCACCTCTGATCAGAA CAGTTGCGGCCAGCTTTTGTTTGGTCTTCATCTCCGGCAACAAAAGTCCGATGCATGGGATCTGGAGTCTGCATCGACCTCCACGCTGCAATTGTGGCATAGTGATTAG
- the LOC120679326 gene encoding uncharacterized protein LOC120679326 isoform X4 produces the protein MSSTAFAPSTRADARTAPLPAARLAWPRDAPRTAARASPARWRHPTPAVLLFARGVRKMERALPATTMREMLPRTSSTTTYKATQTVLHQLYEMNPPSYTWLYNYVSLGWTIRWRLFPSPARNALCYGSFLWLGSYLTGEAGLGLVSDDHTPSPIRQMDQDPVHSLARKLLRSYLLVKKLQMAVVAVTVVQPPLIRTVQVRMHDYCSSC, from the exons ATGAGCTCCACCGCCTTCGCCCCGAGCACGCGAGCAGACGCCAGGACTGCACCACTTCCTGCAGCACGGCTAGCGTGGCCGCGTGACGCGCCACGGACCGCAGCACGCGCATCGCCTGCTCGCTGGCGGCATCCGACACCCGCCGTGCTGTTGTTCGCTAGGGGCGTGCGGAAGATGGAGAGGGCATTGCCGGCAACGACGATGCGGGAGATGCTACCCAG AACATCATCAACTACCACCTACAAGGCCACACAAACGGTCCTCCATCAGCTCTACGAgatgaacccgccgtcctacaCTTGGCTCTACAA CTACGTCTCATTAGGTTGGACCATTAGATGGCGATTATTTCCTTCGCCTGCTCGCAATG CATTGTGCTACGGTTCATTTCTTTGGCTTGGTTCGTATCTGACAGGAGAGGCAGGACTTGGCTTAGTAAGTGATGATCACACACCTTCACCTATACGGCAAATGGATCAAG ATCCCGTTCATTCCCTAGCCAGAAAGTTGCTAAGAAGCTATTTACTGGTGAAGAAACTGCAGATGGCAGTGGTGGCAGTGACAGTGGTGCAGCCACCTCTGATCAGAA CAGTCCAAGTAAGGATGCATGACTATTGCAGCTCATGTTGA
- the LOC120679326 gene encoding uncharacterized protein LOC120679326 isoform X15, with protein sequence MSSTAFAPSTRADARTAPLPAARLAWPRDAPRTAARASPARWRHPTPAVLLFARGVRKMERALPATTMREMLPRTSSTTTYKATQTVLHQLYEMNPPSYTWLYNYVSLGWTIRWRLFPSPARNGEAGLGLVSDDHTPSPIRQMDQELFCFSNV encoded by the exons ATGAGCTCCACCGCCTTCGCCCCGAGCACGCGAGCAGACGCCAGGACTGCACCACTTCCTGCAGCACGGCTAGCGTGGCCGCGTGACGCGCCACGGACCGCAGCACGCGCATCGCCTGCTCGCTGGCGGCATCCGACACCCGCCGTGCTGTTGTTCGCTAGGGGCGTGCGGAAGATGGAGAGGGCATTGCCGGCAACGACGATGCGGGAGATGCTACCCAG AACATCATCAACTACCACCTACAAGGCCACACAAACGGTCCTCCATCAGCTCTACGAgatgaacccgccgtcctacaCTTGGCTCTACAA CTACGTCTCATTAGGTTGGACCATTAGATGGCGATTATTTCCTTCGCCTGCTCGCAATG GAGAGGCAGGACTTGGCTTAGTAAGTGATGATCACACACCTTCACCTATACGGCAAATGGATCAAG AACTATTTTGCTTCAGCAATGTGTAG
- the LOC120679326 gene encoding uncharacterized protein LOC120679326 isoform X13 — protein MSSTAFAPSTRADARTAPLPAARLAWPRDAPRTAARASPARWRHPTPAVLLFARGVRKMERALPATTMREMLPRTSSTTTYKATQTVLHQLYEMNPPSYTWLYNYVSLGWTIRWRLFPSPARNALCYGSFLWLGSYLTGEAGLGLVSDDHTPSPIRQMDQELFCFSNV, from the exons ATGAGCTCCACCGCCTTCGCCCCGAGCACGCGAGCAGACGCCAGGACTGCACCACTTCCTGCAGCACGGCTAGCGTGGCCGCGTGACGCGCCACGGACCGCAGCACGCGCATCGCCTGCTCGCTGGCGGCATCCGACACCCGCCGTGCTGTTGTTCGCTAGGGGCGTGCGGAAGATGGAGAGGGCATTGCCGGCAACGACGATGCGGGAGATGCTACCCAG AACATCATCAACTACCACCTACAAGGCCACACAAACGGTCCTCCATCAGCTCTACGAgatgaacccgccgtcctacaCTTGGCTCTACAA CTACGTCTCATTAGGTTGGACCATTAGATGGCGATTATTTCCTTCGCCTGCTCGCAATG CATTGTGCTACGGTTCATTTCTTTGGCTTGGTTCGTATCTGACAGGAGAGGCAGGACTTGGCTTAGTAAGTGATGATCACACACCTTCACCTATACGGCAAATGGATCAAG AACTATTTTGCTTCAGCAATGTGTAG
- the LOC120679326 gene encoding uncharacterized protein LOC120679326 isoform X14, with amino-acid sequence MSSTAFAPSTRADARTAPLPAARLAWPRDAPRTAARASPARWRHPTPAVLLFARGVRKMERALPATTMREMLPRTSSTTTYKATQTVLHQLYEMNPPSYTWLYNYVSLGWTIRWRLFPSPARNGEAGLGLVSDDHTPSPIRQMDQVQVRMHDYCSSC; translated from the exons ATGAGCTCCACCGCCTTCGCCCCGAGCACGCGAGCAGACGCCAGGACTGCACCACTTCCTGCAGCACGGCTAGCGTGGCCGCGTGACGCGCCACGGACCGCAGCACGCGCATCGCCTGCTCGCTGGCGGCATCCGACACCCGCCGTGCTGTTGTTCGCTAGGGGCGTGCGGAAGATGGAGAGGGCATTGCCGGCAACGACGATGCGGGAGATGCTACCCAG AACATCATCAACTACCACCTACAAGGCCACACAAACGGTCCTCCATCAGCTCTACGAgatgaacccgccgtcctacaCTTGGCTCTACAA CTACGTCTCATTAGGTTGGACCATTAGATGGCGATTATTTCCTTCGCCTGCTCGCAATG GAGAGGCAGGACTTGGCTTAGTAAGTGATGATCACACACCTTCACCTATACGGCAAATGGATCAAG TCCAAGTAAGGATGCATGACTATTGCAGCTCATGTTGA
- the LOC120679326 gene encoding uncharacterized protein LOC120679326 isoform X3 produces the protein MSSTAFAPSTRADARTAPLPAARLAWPRDAPRTAARASPARWRHPTPAVLLFARGVRKMERALPATTMREMLPRTSSTTTYKATQTVLHQLYEMNPPSYTWLYNYVSLGWTIRWRLFPSPARNALCYGSFLWLGSYLTGEAGLGLVSDDHTPSPIRQMDQDGSGGSDSGAATSDQNSCGQLLFGLHLRQQKSDAWDLESASTSTLQLWHSD, from the exons ATGAGCTCCACCGCCTTCGCCCCGAGCACGCGAGCAGACGCCAGGACTGCACCACTTCCTGCAGCACGGCTAGCGTGGCCGCGTGACGCGCCACGGACCGCAGCACGCGCATCGCCTGCTCGCTGGCGGCATCCGACACCCGCCGTGCTGTTGTTCGCTAGGGGCGTGCGGAAGATGGAGAGGGCATTGCCGGCAACGACGATGCGGGAGATGCTACCCAG AACATCATCAACTACCACCTACAAGGCCACACAAACGGTCCTCCATCAGCTCTACGAgatgaacccgccgtcctacaCTTGGCTCTACAA CTACGTCTCATTAGGTTGGACCATTAGATGGCGATTATTTCCTTCGCCTGCTCGCAATG CATTGTGCTACGGTTCATTTCTTTGGCTTGGTTCGTATCTGACAGGAGAGGCAGGACTTGGCTTAGTAAGTGATGATCACACACCTTCACCTATACGGCAAATGGATCAAG ATGGCAGTGGTGGCAGTGACAGTGGTGCAGCCACCTCTGATCAGAA CAGTTGCGGCCAGCTTTTGTTTGGTCTTCATCTCCGGCAACAAAAGTCCGATGCATGGGATCTGGAGTCTGCATCGACCTCCACGCTGCAATTGTGGCATAGTGATTAG
- the LOC120679326 gene encoding uncharacterized protein LOC120679326 isoform X2: MSSTAFAPSTRADARTAPLPAARLAWPRDAPRTAARASPARWRHPTPAVLLFARGVRKMERALPATTMREMLPRTSSTTTYKATQTVLHQLYEMNPPSYTWLYNYVSLGWTIRWRLFPSPARNALCYGSFLWLGSYLTGEAGLGLVSDDHTPSPIRQMDQDPVHSLARKLLRSYLLVKKLQMAVVAVTVVQPPLIRNRYLATFIKLLHVIFL, encoded by the exons ATGAGCTCCACCGCCTTCGCCCCGAGCACGCGAGCAGACGCCAGGACTGCACCACTTCCTGCAGCACGGCTAGCGTGGCCGCGTGACGCGCCACGGACCGCAGCACGCGCATCGCCTGCTCGCTGGCGGCATCCGACACCCGCCGTGCTGTTGTTCGCTAGGGGCGTGCGGAAGATGGAGAGGGCATTGCCGGCAACGACGATGCGGGAGATGCTACCCAG AACATCATCAACTACCACCTACAAGGCCACACAAACGGTCCTCCATCAGCTCTACGAgatgaacccgccgtcctacaCTTGGCTCTACAA CTACGTCTCATTAGGTTGGACCATTAGATGGCGATTATTTCCTTCGCCTGCTCGCAATG CATTGTGCTACGGTTCATTTCTTTGGCTTGGTTCGTATCTGACAGGAGAGGCAGGACTTGGCTTAGTAAGTGATGATCACACACCTTCACCTATACGGCAAATGGATCAAG ATCCCGTTCATTCCCTAGCCAGAAAGTTGCTAAGAAGCTATTTACTGGTGAAGAAACTGCAGATGGCAGTGGTGGCAGTGACAGTGGTGCAGCCACCTCTGATCAGAAACAGGTACTTGGCTACTTTCATCAAGCTCCTGCATGTGATATTTTTATGA
- the LOC120679326 gene encoding uncharacterized protein LOC120679326 isoform X8 yields the protein MSSTAFAPSTRADARTAPLPAARLAWPRDAPRTAARASPARWRHPTPAVLLFARGVRKMERALPATTMREMLPRTSSTTTYKATQTVLHQLYEMNPPSYTWLYNYVSLGWTIRWRLFPSPARNALCYGSFLWLGSYLTGEAGLGLVSDDHTPSPIRQMDQETADGSGGSDSGAATSDQNSEVIIFLQRVEELSSI from the exons ATGAGCTCCACCGCCTTCGCCCCGAGCACGCGAGCAGACGCCAGGACTGCACCACTTCCTGCAGCACGGCTAGCGTGGCCGCGTGACGCGCCACGGACCGCAGCACGCGCATCGCCTGCTCGCTGGCGGCATCCGACACCCGCCGTGCTGTTGTTCGCTAGGGGCGTGCGGAAGATGGAGAGGGCATTGCCGGCAACGACGATGCGGGAGATGCTACCCAG AACATCATCAACTACCACCTACAAGGCCACACAAACGGTCCTCCATCAGCTCTACGAgatgaacccgccgtcctacaCTTGGCTCTACAA CTACGTCTCATTAGGTTGGACCATTAGATGGCGATTATTTCCTTCGCCTGCTCGCAATG CATTGTGCTACGGTTCATTTCTTTGGCTTGGTTCGTATCTGACAGGAGAGGCAGGACTTGGCTTAGTAAGTGATGATCACACACCTTCACCTATACGGCAAATGGATCAAG AAACTGCAGATGGCAGTGGTGGCAGTGACAGTGGTGCAGCCACCTCTGATCAG AACAGCGAAGTGATTATTTTTTTGCAAAGAGTAGAAGAACTAAGTAGCATATGA
- the LOC120679326 gene encoding uncharacterized protein LOC120679326 isoform X10, with protein sequence MSSTAFAPSTRADARTAPLPAARLAWPRDAPRTAARASPARWRHPTPAVLLFARGVRKMERALPATTMREMLPRTSSTTTYKATQTVLHQLYEMNPPSYTWLYNYVSLGWTIRWRLFPSPARNALCYGSFLWLGSYLTGEAGLGLVSDDHTPSPIRQMDQETADGSGGSDSGAATSDQNSPSKDA encoded by the exons ATGAGCTCCACCGCCTTCGCCCCGAGCACGCGAGCAGACGCCAGGACTGCACCACTTCCTGCAGCACGGCTAGCGTGGCCGCGTGACGCGCCACGGACCGCAGCACGCGCATCGCCTGCTCGCTGGCGGCATCCGACACCCGCCGTGCTGTTGTTCGCTAGGGGCGTGCGGAAGATGGAGAGGGCATTGCCGGCAACGACGATGCGGGAGATGCTACCCAG AACATCATCAACTACCACCTACAAGGCCACACAAACGGTCCTCCATCAGCTCTACGAgatgaacccgccgtcctacaCTTGGCTCTACAA CTACGTCTCATTAGGTTGGACCATTAGATGGCGATTATTTCCTTCGCCTGCTCGCAATG CATTGTGCTACGGTTCATTTCTTTGGCTTGGTTCGTATCTGACAGGAGAGGCAGGACTTGGCTTAGTAAGTGATGATCACACACCTTCACCTATACGGCAAATGGATCAAG AAACTGCAGATGGCAGTGGTGGCAGTGACAGTGGTGCAGCCACCTCTGATCAGAA CAGTCCAAGTAAGGATGCATGA
- the LOC120679326 gene encoding uncharacterized protein LOC120679326 isoform X11: MSSTAFAPSTRADARTAPLPAARLAWPRDAPRTAARASPARWRHPTPAVLLFARGVRKMERALPATTMREMLPRTSSTTTYKATQTVLHQLYEMNPPSYTWLYNYVSLGWTIRWRLFPSPARNALCYGSFLWLGSYLTGEAGLGLVSDDHTPSPIRQMDQDGSGGSDSGAATSDQNSPSKDA, encoded by the exons ATGAGCTCCACCGCCTTCGCCCCGAGCACGCGAGCAGACGCCAGGACTGCACCACTTCCTGCAGCACGGCTAGCGTGGCCGCGTGACGCGCCACGGACCGCAGCACGCGCATCGCCTGCTCGCTGGCGGCATCCGACACCCGCCGTGCTGTTGTTCGCTAGGGGCGTGCGGAAGATGGAGAGGGCATTGCCGGCAACGACGATGCGGGAGATGCTACCCAG AACATCATCAACTACCACCTACAAGGCCACACAAACGGTCCTCCATCAGCTCTACGAgatgaacccgccgtcctacaCTTGGCTCTACAA CTACGTCTCATTAGGTTGGACCATTAGATGGCGATTATTTCCTTCGCCTGCTCGCAATG CATTGTGCTACGGTTCATTTCTTTGGCTTGGTTCGTATCTGACAGGAGAGGCAGGACTTGGCTTAGTAAGTGATGATCACACACCTTCACCTATACGGCAAATGGATCAAG ATGGCAGTGGTGGCAGTGACAGTGGTGCAGCCACCTCTGATCAGAA CAGTCCAAGTAAGGATGCATGA
- the LOC120679326 gene encoding uncharacterized protein LOC120679326 isoform X12, with protein sequence MSSTAFAPSTRADARTAPLPAARLAWPRDAPRTAARASPARWRHPTPAVLLFARGVRKMERALPATTMREMLPRTSSTTTYKATQTVLHQLYEMNPPSYTWLYNYVSLGWTIRWRLFPSPARNALCYGSFLWLGSYLTGEAGLGLVSDDHTPSPIRQMDQVQVRMHDYCSSC encoded by the exons ATGAGCTCCACCGCCTTCGCCCCGAGCACGCGAGCAGACGCCAGGACTGCACCACTTCCTGCAGCACGGCTAGCGTGGCCGCGTGACGCGCCACGGACCGCAGCACGCGCATCGCCTGCTCGCTGGCGGCATCCGACACCCGCCGTGCTGTTGTTCGCTAGGGGCGTGCGGAAGATGGAGAGGGCATTGCCGGCAACGACGATGCGGGAGATGCTACCCAG AACATCATCAACTACCACCTACAAGGCCACACAAACGGTCCTCCATCAGCTCTACGAgatgaacccgccgtcctacaCTTGGCTCTACAA CTACGTCTCATTAGGTTGGACCATTAGATGGCGATTATTTCCTTCGCCTGCTCGCAATG CATTGTGCTACGGTTCATTTCTTTGGCTTGGTTCGTATCTGACAGGAGAGGCAGGACTTGGCTTAGTAAGTGATGATCACACACCTTCACCTATACGGCAAATGGATCAAG TCCAAGTAAGGATGCATGACTATTGCAGCTCATGTTGA
- the LOC120679326 gene encoding uncharacterized protein LOC120679326 isoform X9, with product MSSTAFAPSTRADARTAPLPAARLAWPRDAPRTAARASPARWRHPTPAVLLFARGVRKMERALPATTMREMLPRTSSTTTYKATQTVLHQLYEMNPPSYTWLYNYVSLGWTIRWRLFPSPARNALCYGSFLWLGSYLTGEAGLGLVSDDHTPSPIRQMDQDGSGGSDSGAATSDQNSEVIIFLQRVEELSSI from the exons ATGAGCTCCACCGCCTTCGCCCCGAGCACGCGAGCAGACGCCAGGACTGCACCACTTCCTGCAGCACGGCTAGCGTGGCCGCGTGACGCGCCACGGACCGCAGCACGCGCATCGCCTGCTCGCTGGCGGCATCCGACACCCGCCGTGCTGTTGTTCGCTAGGGGCGTGCGGAAGATGGAGAGGGCATTGCCGGCAACGACGATGCGGGAGATGCTACCCAG AACATCATCAACTACCACCTACAAGGCCACACAAACGGTCCTCCATCAGCTCTACGAgatgaacccgccgtcctacaCTTGGCTCTACAA CTACGTCTCATTAGGTTGGACCATTAGATGGCGATTATTTCCTTCGCCTGCTCGCAATG CATTGTGCTACGGTTCATTTCTTTGGCTTGGTTCGTATCTGACAGGAGAGGCAGGACTTGGCTTAGTAAGTGATGATCACACACCTTCACCTATACGGCAAATGGATCAAG ATGGCAGTGGTGGCAGTGACAGTGGTGCAGCCACCTCTGATCAG AACAGCGAAGTGATTATTTTTTTGCAAAGAGTAGAAGAACTAAGTAGCATATGA
- the LOC120679326 gene encoding uncharacterized protein LOC120679326 isoform X6 — protein sequence MSSTAFAPSTRADARTAPLPAARLAWPRDAPRTAARASPARWRHPTPAVLLFARGVRKMERALPATTMREMLPRTSSTTTYKATQTVLHQLYEMNPPSYTWLYNYVSLGWTIRWRLFPSPARNALCYGSFLWLGSYLTGEAGLGLVSDDHTPSPIRQMDQDPVHSLARKLLRSYLLVKKLQMAVVAVTVVQPPLIRTAK from the exons ATGAGCTCCACCGCCTTCGCCCCGAGCACGCGAGCAGACGCCAGGACTGCACCACTTCCTGCAGCACGGCTAGCGTGGCCGCGTGACGCGCCACGGACCGCAGCACGCGCATCGCCTGCTCGCTGGCGGCATCCGACACCCGCCGTGCTGTTGTTCGCTAGGGGCGTGCGGAAGATGGAGAGGGCATTGCCGGCAACGACGATGCGGGAGATGCTACCCAG AACATCATCAACTACCACCTACAAGGCCACACAAACGGTCCTCCATCAGCTCTACGAgatgaacccgccgtcctacaCTTGGCTCTACAA CTACGTCTCATTAGGTTGGACCATTAGATGGCGATTATTTCCTTCGCCTGCTCGCAATG CATTGTGCTACGGTTCATTTCTTTGGCTTGGTTCGTATCTGACAGGAGAGGCAGGACTTGGCTTAGTAAGTGATGATCACACACCTTCACCTATACGGCAAATGGATCAAG ATCCCGTTCATTCCCTAGCCAGAAAGTTGCTAAGAAGCTATTTACTGGTGAAGAAACTGCAGATGGCAGTGGTGGCAGTGACAGTGGTGCAGCCACCTCTGATCAG AACAGCGAAGTGA